CTTGGCGAGCCCGGCATTGTTCACCAGCAGGTCGACCTTGGCGAAATCGCCCGGAAGCGCTTCGATGGCGGCATCCATCGCCGCTTCGTCGCGCACGTCGAACACGGCCGGGTGAACCTTGTCCGCGCCCAGCTCTTCCACCAGCGCATCCAGCCGCTCACCGCGCCGCCCGGTCGCAACACAGCGCCAGCCGCTCGCCACAAGCGTGCGGACAGTGGCCTCGCCGATGCCGGAGGTGGCGCCTGAGACGAAGGCTGTTTTCACCCCCTCAGCTCCGCGCCCTGCTTGGCGGCGGCGGCGACGATGGCGTCGCTGATTGCCTTGATCTGCTCGTCGGTGAAGGTCTTCTCGCCCGGCTGGAGGGTGACTTCCAGCGCGACGGATTTCCTGCCTTCCGCCACGCCCTGTCCGGCGAAGACGTCGAACACGCGGGCATCCACGATGGCCTGTTTGTCCGCGCCTTTCACCGCGCGCAGCAGGTCGCTGGCGGGCAGGCTGGCGTCCACCAGGAAGGCGAAATCGCGCGTGATCGCCTGCAGAGCGGGCGGCGCATAGGCGGAGCGGGCGAAACTGGCGCCCTTCTTCTGCGGGATGGCGTCGAGGAAGATTTCCGCCGCCATCACCGGGCCATCGACGTCGAAGGCCTCCAGAGTGCGCGGGTGCAGCGCGCCGAAGCGGGCCAGCACGTTCTTGGGGCCAAGTCGCAGTGTGCCGGACTGGCCGGGGTGAAACTGCTCCCCCGCATCCTCCATCACCATCAGCTTTTCGACCGGCGCGCCAGCCTCGGCCAGCAGCCGCTCGGCGGCAGCCTTGGCATCATATGCGTCGAAGGCGCTGGCCTTGCCGCTTGCCCAGCCTCGGGACGTCTTCTCGCCAGCCAGCAGCACGCCCAGCGCGGCCTTCTCGTCGCTCGCGCCGTCTGACCTGCGGAAATAGCGTCGGCCGATCTCGAACAGGCGCAGGCTGTCGGCGCCGCGGTCCATGTTGCGCTTGGTGGCAGACAGCAGGCCCGGCAGCAGGGACGGGCGCATGGCCTTCATGTCCTCGCTGATCGGATTGTCGAGCACCCACAGCTGGTGGCCGTCGGCGAAATGCTCCGCCTCCGGCACGGGCAGGAAGGACCAGGTGATCGCTTCCTTTAGACCGCCGGCAGCAGCGGCGCGGCGCAGCCGGCGCTCCATTGCCTGCTGCGGCGTGGCGGTGGGGCGCGCGACGCCCTCCGCGCGCGGCAGGGCCACGCTTTCCACGGCGTCCAGTCCGTGGATGCGGACGACTTCTTCGACGAGATCGGCCGGGCCTTCGATATCGTGGCGCCGCGGCGGACAGGTGACCTGCCAGTCCGGGCCGACCTTGAAATCGAGTGCTTCCAGGATCCGGCGCTGCTCCGCCTCATCCACGTCCACACCGCCAAGGCGCTGCGTCAGGGCGGGATCGAAAGCGATGACCTTTGCCCCATCCGGCGCGGAGCCTGCGCGGACCGCTTCGGTAGGCGTGCCGCCGCATGTGCGCACGATTAGGTCTGTCAGGATGGCAAGCCCATCCTCAAGGAAAGCCGGGTCCACGCCGCGCTCGAATCGCGTACGCGCATCAGTCGCAATGCCCAGCTTGCGGCCGGTCACGCCAATCCGCG
This genomic interval from Paraurantiacibacter namhicola contains the following:
- the pheT gene encoding phenylalanine--tRNA ligase subunit beta — encoded protein: MKFSLEWLKYFLETDASVAQIAAALNRIGHEVDEIEDPAEKLAGFRIAHVLTAAKHPDADKLQVLSVDTGEGEPLQVVCGAPNARAGMKGVLGLPGAVVPANGMELRKSAIRGVESNGMMCSVRELELGEEHDGIIELPGDAPVGQGFAEYQGASPVFDVAITPNRPDCMGVYGIARDLAAAGVGQLKDFAVRQTDGEGACPVEIRTDDPDGCPAFHGRVIRGVTNGTSPEWMQRRLIAAGQRPISALVDATNYLMLAFGRPAHVYDLAKLSGPVVARRAKDGETIEALNEKTYTLDDTITVIADDNGVHDIGGIMGGEHSGATEATTDVLLEIAYFDPARIGVTGRKLGIATDARTRFERGVDPAFLEDGLAILTDLIVRTCGGTPTEAVRAGSAPDGAKVIAFDPALTQRLGGVDVDEAEQRRILEALDFKVGPDWQVTCPPRRHDIEGPADLVEEVVRIHGLDAVESVALPRAEGVARPTATPQQAMERRLRRAAAAGGLKEAITWSFLPVPEAEHFADGHQLWVLDNPISEDMKAMRPSLLPGLLSATKRNMDRGADSLRLFEIGRRYFRRSDGASDEKAALGVLLAGEKTSRGWASGKASAFDAYDAKAAAERLLAEAGAPVEKLMVMEDAGEQFHPGQSGTLRLGPKNVLARFGALHPRTLEAFDVDGPVMAAEIFLDAIPQKKGASFARSAYAPPALQAITRDFAFLVDASLPASDLLRAVKGADKQAIVDARVFDVFAGQGVAEGRKSVALEVTLQPGEKTFTDEQIKAISDAIVAAAAKQGAELRG